A portion of the Candidatus Neomarinimicrobiota bacterium genome contains these proteins:
- the mtnP gene encoding S-methyl-5'-thioadenosine phosphorylase — translation MLGIIGGTGLYNVEWLDVLETRSIKTPFGKPSADLIFGRIGDTDLVFLPRHGRRHEFLPSEINYRANIWAFKSVGVKRVISFSATGSLREEIKPGEFVLPDQYFDFVRGDREKTFFGHGLVAHISSAEPVCNTLRQQIADSGNQLGLMIHTGKTYGCVDGPRLGTRAESFFLRGAAGCDLVGMTNIPEVFLAREAQMCYATIAIPTDYDCWMDDPGEYVTVKQLLRRYGESLESAHTLLRHFIEYHDHNLSCTCHKALEDAMMFDPLQLEGESRKMMDVLLK, via the coding sequence ATGCTGGGAATTATTGGAGGCACTGGATTATATAATGTGGAATGGCTTGATGTGCTCGAAACAAGATCGATTAAGACTCCTTTTGGAAAACCATCGGCAGATCTGATATTTGGACGGATTGGCGATACTGATCTGGTCTTTTTGCCACGTCACGGTCGCCGGCACGAATTTTTACCCTCAGAGATTAACTATCGGGCAAATATCTGGGCTTTTAAATCAGTTGGAGTCAAGCGGGTCATCTCTTTTTCAGCCACAGGCAGCCTACGCGAGGAGATCAAGCCCGGTGAGTTTGTACTACCAGATCAATATTTCGACTTTGTGAGAGGTGATCGGGAAAAAACTTTTTTTGGTCATGGTCTGGTGGCTCATATATCATCTGCCGAACCAGTTTGTAACACACTGCGCCAACAGATCGCTGATTCAGGGAACCAGCTCGGACTTATGATCCATACTGGAAAAACCTATGGCTGTGTAGATGGACCGAGACTGGGTACACGGGCTGAAAGTTTTTTTCTTAGAGGTGCCGCCGGTTGCGATCTGGTGGGTATGACCAATATTCCAGAAGTCTTTCTGGCTCGGGAAGCTCAGATGTGTTACGCAACCATAGCGATTCCAACTGACTATGATTGCTGGATGGATGATCCTGGGGAGTATGTCACCGTAAAGCAATTGCTCAGACGTTATGGTGAAAGTCTTGAAAGTGCACACACATTGCTGCGACATTTCATCGAATATCATGACCATAATCTTTCTTGCACTTGCCACAAGGCGCTTGAGGATGCAATGATGTTCGATCCGCTTCAACTTGAGGGTGAATCAAGAAAAATGATGGATGTTTTACTCAAATAA
- a CDS encoding phosphatase PAP2 family protein, with translation MRYLLPTIDSKQMVEVDRLMIKEFRISLLQMMEHAGRHLARLIIHSGSHPHFGRSGVKNLNHWLLNWRQIVARSQCPSSRAESRNISLSRRIFENRILRRTSAGVISKLKGYRPWFRGVVILIAGLMSLEAVGQVKPSRQELLRGAIGVGLAVGIELYAKDHFMPMEPRFSAPNRLDTQLRNKLYWGQSRQNQARVWSDRLIYGVSLSSLVWGPVAAQKTELAALINMEVFAINSMITNLAKITTARERPYHYFGTSQPRGAVDYASFFSGHSSIAFSQAVTNAMLLSDSYPERSGLIWSSLISAAGLTAYLRVAGDMHYCSDIVIGGVAGSLIAWSITRYELARFDESPANTANFRIFFKMPLG, from the coding sequence ATGAGATATCTACTTCCTACAATTGATAGTAAACAGATGGTTGAGGTCGATCGCTTGATGATCAAGGAATTCCGGATATCGTTACTACAGATGATGGAACATGCCGGTCGGCATTTAGCGCGTCTGATTATCCATTCCGGGAGTCACCCACATTTCGGAAGATCAGGGGTAAAGAATTTGAATCACTGGCTATTAAACTGGCGGCAGATAGTCGCACGAAGCCAATGTCCGTCATCCCGAGCGGAGTCGAGGAATATTAGCCTCTCGAGGAGAATATTCGAAAACAGAATATTGCGACGAACATCAGCTGGGGTAATATCTAAACTTAAAGGCTACAGACCATGGTTCAGGGGAGTGGTTATCCTGATAGCTGGCTTAATGAGCCTGGAAGCGGTAGGTCAGGTTAAACCGAGTCGGCAAGAACTGCTTCGAGGAGCCATCGGTGTAGGGCTTGCAGTCGGTATCGAATTGTACGCGAAAGATCATTTCATGCCCATGGAACCCCGGTTCAGTGCTCCCAATCGTCTGGATACTCAGCTTCGAAACAAGCTTTACTGGGGACAATCTCGTCAGAACCAAGCCAGGGTATGGAGTGACCGTTTGATCTATGGCGTATCACTTTCCAGCCTGGTTTGGGGACCAGTTGCTGCCCAGAAGACCGAATTGGCTGCTCTCATCAATATGGAAGTGTTTGCCATCAACAGCATGATCACAAACCTGGCTAAGATTACGACTGCCAGAGAACGCCCCTACCATTATTTTGGTACCAGTCAACCCAGGGGGGCGGTGGATTATGCCTCATTTTTCAGTGGTCACAGCAGTATTGCCTTTTCCCAGGCTGTGACCAATGCCATGCTGCTCAGTGATTCATATCCGGAAAGGAGCGGGTTGATCTGGTCCAGTCTTATTTCAGCAGCAGGACTAACGGCTTATTTGCGGGTTGCCGGTGATATGCATTACTGTTCTGACATTGTCATCGGAGGAGTGGCTGGTTCCCTGATTGCCTGGAGTATTACCCGCTATGAATTGGCGCGTTTTGATGAATCTCCTGCAAATACCGCTAATTTTAGAATATTCTTTAAAATGCCTTTGGGCTAG
- a CDS encoding DUF5668 domain-containing protein — MTEKLPGKSNQQSWMAIGVIIIGAIFLLQSLDVMHLGGFVGKWWPLILIIAGFSKIRNDDRRNGAILFIIGLILLSATMDIINWGSIFKLWPLAILYVGVSMLLKSQGKPGLTFSGISHSDNEFVQASAIFGGVEKAVQSDNFKGANITALFGGVDLDLRKAKAVETGCIINATALFGGTEIIVPENWNVIISGTPIFGSIEDKTKGSSESSINVTLNCTVAFGGLEIKT; from the coding sequence ATGACTGAAAAGTTACCTGGAAAAAGTAATCAACAATCCTGGATGGCCATTGGTGTTATCATCATTGGAGCCATTTTCCTGTTACAAAGTCTTGACGTCATGCATCTTGGCGGTTTTGTCGGGAAATGGTGGCCGTTGATATTGATCATTGCTGGATTTTCGAAGATTAGAAATGATGATCGTCGGAATGGGGCTATACTTTTCATCATCGGTTTAATCCTTTTATCTGCCACGATGGATATTATTAATTGGGGGAGTATCTTCAAGTTGTGGCCACTGGCAATTCTGTATGTTGGTGTCTCTATGCTCCTGAAATCTCAGGGAAAACCAGGACTCACATTTTCGGGGATATCTCATAGTGACAACGAATTTGTGCAGGCTTCTGCCATTTTCGGTGGCGTGGAAAAGGCTGTGCAGTCAGACAATTTTAAGGGCGCCAATATCACGGCTCTTTTTGGTGGTGTTGATCTGGACCTGCGTAAAGCCAAAGCAGTTGAGACTGGCTGTATCATTAATGCTACAGCCCTCTTTGGTGGTACCGAGATCATTGTCCCCGAGAATTGGAATGTGATCATTTCCGGGACCCCAATTTTTGGGAGTATTGAGGATAAAACCAAGGGAAGTAGTGAGAGTTCCATCAATGTGACTCTGAATTGCACCGTTGCTTTCGGGGGTCTGGAGATAAAGACCTGA
- a CDS encoding tetratricopeptide repeat protein, protein MLTPKKKFTKKELKHDPLLDSLEKGKEIYEEYNKQIITGVVALTVILLLAWGWMNSRETAKNTAMLENTKVTLAASQDLDDNVMAELERVVTEYGNNSNTNQATFQLAIARMDRGDHAGARDLFTQLTKSSDKQTKIAGMLKLAYLNERGKNFSDAAILYGQVAEMDAGTVSRYAKLQSGYTYLAAGDAQQAGVVVSALLDEEPTGKFKEYVKYLEGEVLEK, encoded by the coding sequence ATGTTAACACCAAAAAAGAAATTTACCAAAAAAGAATTAAAACACGATCCATTATTAGACTCACTTGAAAAAGGAAAAGAGATCTACGAGGAATACAATAAGCAGATCATTACAGGAGTTGTAGCGCTGACCGTTATCCTGTTGTTGGCCTGGGGATGGATGAATAGTCGTGAAACTGCAAAAAATACAGCCATGTTGGAAAATACAAAAGTAACGCTGGCAGCGAGCCAAGATCTTGATGATAACGTCATGGCTGAGTTGGAAAGAGTCGTAACTGAATATGGCAACAATTCCAATACTAATCAGGCCACCTTCCAATTGGCCATTGCCCGGATGGACAGAGGTGATCATGCTGGTGCCAGAGACTTGTTTACGCAATTGACCAAAAGTTCTGACAAGCAGACAAAGATCGCCGGAATGCTAAAATTGGCGTACCTGAACGAAAGAGGAAAGAATTTCAGTGATGCTGCAATACTCTATGGCCAGGTGGCTGAGATGGATGCCGGAACAGTTTCCCGCTATGCAAAACTTCAGTCGGGATATACCTATCTGGCTGCCGGTGATGCACAACAGGCCGGGGTTGTGGTTTCCGCTCTGCTGGATGAAGAACCAACCGGAAAATTTAAAGAGTATGTCAAATATTTAGAAGGCGAAGTGCTGGAGAAATAA
- the nusA gene encoding transcription termination factor NusA — translation MISKIIIESFIQLAKEKDIDRKELADIIKEIFEALIQKKYGNVDNFDVIVNMDKGEIEIYQEKEVVEVVDDPDFEVDLKTAQEIAPDLEIGDPFIDVVDPETFGRRLITFARHVMAQKIQEFERDQIYRDYSSRVGEIIIGEIHQIRRDALFVNIDKAELKMPREEQIYSERYRRGDSVRAIIKEVRSEKRGPDIIISRADPAFLEKLFNNEVPEIEDGIIDIRTLQREPGDRTKIIVESHDKRIDAVGACVGMKGSRIQVIVRELNGEKIDIINYTSEPQLLVTRALSPAKPYRVKIDYEKQRALALFEDEDISIAIGKNGQNVRLASKVTGFEIDAKSRSEVEEPVEVEVFLEEVDGLPKRVVAILSENGIDTVNEIVNTTRETLLTLKGLGEKSLDDFMTALMEKVEVKVEVIEEVIEIDSESAGDE, via the coding sequence TTGATTAGTAAAATTATTATAGAATCATTTATACAGCTTGCCAAAGAGAAGGATATTGACCGCAAGGAGTTGGCTGATATCATTAAAGAGATCTTTGAGGCCTTGATCCAGAAGAAATATGGCAATGTTGACAATTTCGATGTGATCGTCAATATGGATAAGGGTGAGATAGAGATCTATCAGGAAAAAGAAGTCGTTGAGGTTGTGGATGACCCTGATTTTGAGGTGGATCTTAAAACTGCCCAGGAAATTGCTCCTGATCTAGAAATTGGTGATCCCTTTATCGATGTGGTCGATCCGGAAACCTTTGGTCGTCGCCTGATTACCTTTGCCCGTCATGTCATGGCTCAAAAAATCCAGGAATTTGAACGAGATCAGATCTATCGTGATTATTCCAGTCGGGTGGGGGAGATCATCATTGGTGAGATCCATCAGATCCGCAGAGATGCTCTTTTTGTAAATATCGATAAAGCCGAGCTCAAAATGCCTCGTGAGGAACAGATATACAGCGAGCGTTACCGTCGTGGTGACAGTGTGCGGGCTATCATTAAAGAGGTTCGTTCAGAAAAACGCGGTCCGGATATTATAATTTCACGAGCAGATCCGGCTTTTTTGGAAAAGTTGTTCAATAACGAAGTGCCTGAGATCGAAGATGGTATTATTGATATTAGAACCCTGCAACGAGAGCCTGGCGATCGTACCAAGATCATTGTTGAATCCCATGATAAACGAATTGATGCTGTTGGTGCCTGTGTGGGAATGAAGGGTAGTCGAATTCAAGTTATCGTACGCGAATTAAATGGCGAGAAGATCGATATTATTAACTATACATCTGAGCCCCAATTACTGGTGACCCGTGCCCTGTCACCGGCCAAACCATATCGGGTTAAGATCGATTATGAAAAACAAAGAGCTCTGGCTCTTTTTGAAGATGAAGATATTTCAATTGCCATTGGAAAAAATGGTCAGAATGTCCGTTTGGCTTCCAAGGTCACTGGATTTGAGATCGATGCCAAGTCCCGTAGTGAAGTTGAGGAGCCGGTAGAGGTTGAGGTATTTTTAGAAGAAGTTGACGGTTTACCTAAAAGAGTGGTTGCAATCCTCTCTGAAAACGGGATCGATACTGTAAATGAAATAGTTAACACCACCAGAGAGACCTTACTTACTTTGAAGGGGCTGGGTGAAAAATCGCTTGATGATTTCATGACAGCACTGATGGAAAAAGTAGAGGTCAAAGTTGAAGTGATCGAAGAAGTGATTGAAATTGACAGTGAATCTGCGGGTGATGAATAA